CGCTTGCCGTCCTTTACGACCCATTGACCATGCCGCCGGCATTGGTAAAAGCACACAACGAATTGGACAAAGCTGTTGATTTGGCCTACCGCCCGCAACCGTTTACAAGCGAAGCCAACAGAATGGTTTATCTGTTTGAACTTTACGAAAAATACACAGCAGACCTGTTTACAAAAGCGAAACCGAAAAAGACTAAAAAGCAGCAAACCAATGATGAATAAAGAAAAGCAGGCGGTAAAGTTAATTGTCAAATTGTTTCAATTGTTACCTCCGAAATGAAGTATCAGCATCACCTAAAAAAGCATTAGCATCTTTTTAAAAAAGCATACATACTTTTAAAATTTCTATTAGCAAGAAAAAAAATTTCTATTAGCATGTTTTTTTTTGAGCCGCAGCGTGAGATTTTTGCTGTCCAATCATCGCCAAAAATCGGAACAAATTTTTATTGCTCTCTCAGCACCCTCCTTTGGTTTTCACAATCCCGGTCTGGATGATTTTGGGTTGGGTGCGGGCAGGAGCAGCTTCGGCGCCGCCGCCGGAACGGAAAAAGCGCCGGTAGTCGAAGCGGGCTTTTTCGCTTTGATTAAAGGCCGAGGCAGGTTGAAACTTCTCCACAACATTGTTTTTGATGTAGGTATAATCATTGGCGATTACCTGAACGTCGTCAAAACCCTTTGAAATCAGGAGCAGGGAAGCAGCGGCGGCCTCAGATTCATCACCGGAAAAGAGGATCACCGGTTTCCCTGATTTCTTCATCTGGCGCAGAGAACTCTTTTCAAGCAGCGTGCCGAATGGAATATTGATGG
This is a stretch of genomic DNA from Bacteroidales bacterium. It encodes these proteins:
- a CDS encoding rhodanese-like domain-containing protein, which translates into the protein MNTIQANMLKNAAILFAAVALITMLVQWIAAPDYKAENTAVLTAITGDDQKILPLQLDEMIRAGKLTEFTLVDLRESQDFNRGTLPGAINIPFGTLLEKSSLRQMKKSGKPVILFSGDESEAAAASLLLISKGFDDVQVIANDYTYIKNNVVEKFQPASAFNQSEKARFDYRRFFRSGGGAEAAPARTQPKIIQTGIVKTKGGC